GTTTACCCTCTTGACCTGCAAGTGGAGAATCGTTTACTGCATAAACAACAGTAAGTGTTGGCTCTTCAATGTGCATTGGATCAAGTGCTACCGGATTAACAGGATCACAAACAGTATCACCAACATCAACAGTTTCCATACCAGCGAAAGCAACAATGTCGCCAGCTTCAGCTTGGTCAATCTCCATACGGTTAAGACCGTGGAAACCGATCAGTTTTGTAATACGTCCTTTTACGATCTCGCCGTCAGCTTTTGCAAGAGCTACTTGATCACCTTTGTTAACTGTACCGTTGAAGATACGGCTGATACCGATTTTACCTACATAGTTATCATAGTCAAGTGTAAATACTTGCGCTTGGAAATCGTTATCTGCACTTCCTTCCGGCTCAGGAATCTCATTGAGAATAGTCTCAAAAATACATTCGAAGTCACCATCTGGCTCTTCCATGTCTAATTTTGCGATTCCGTTACGAGCAGCAGCATAAATGATAGGGAAATCAAGTTGATCATCAGTTGCATCCATATCAGAAAAAAGGTCAAACATCTCATCTACAACACGCTCTGGTTCAGCTGAAGGTTTGTCAATTTTATTAATAACAACGATAGGTTTTTTACCAAGTGCTAGCATCTTTTTAACAACAAATTTTGTTTGAGGCATAACACCTTCATACGCGTCAACAAGTACTAAAACACCGTCAACCATTTTAAGAACACGTTCAACTTCTCCACCAAAGTCGGCGTGACCCGGAGTATCGATAATGTTAATTTTATGATCTTTATATCTGATTGCCGTGTTTTTAGAAAGAATCGTGATACCACGCTCTTTTTCTAGAGCGTTGCTATCCATCGCTCTTTCATCATGATGTTCGTGAGAACCAAATGTACCAGATTGCTCTAAAAGCCCATCAACCAAAGTTGTTTTACCGTGGTCAACGTGTGCAATAACTGCAATGTTTCTAATCTTTTGCAAGTGTGTTCCTTTTTAAGGCTAAATATTTTCGCAATTATACCCTAATTTAGGTTAGAAACTTGTAAAAATATGTTATACTCATTCAATAAGTAGTTTATTTTTTTCTTTTAAAAACCCCAAAAACATATATTTTTTGACCTATTCTTTTATAAATCAAACTTAAAAATAATTAGAAAGTCAGTGATGCAAAAAATTCAATATCCCATTATTTTAAACATTATCTTTGAAAAGTTAAATCTGTTCGGTATAAAACCTGTGATTATTGGTGGTTATATACGTGATCATTTACTTCAAAACGATTCAAAAGACATAGATATTGAACTTTATAACGTTGAAAACATCGATCAAGTAGAAGATATTCTCAAAGAATTCGGTAGTGTAAACGAAGTAGGTAAGGCATTTTGTGTTATTAAACTCAATATTGAAGATCTTGATCTCGATTTTTCACTTCCAAGGATCGATAGTAAAATAGGATCCGGGCATCGCGGCTTTAAAATAACAACCGATTCGCATCTTGATTTCAAAACTGCTACTAGCAGACGAGACTTTACGATCAATGCTGTAGGATATGATGTTATTGAGCACAAACTGCTTGACCCATTCGGCGGTATTGAGGATCTGACTAACAAACAACTAAAAGCGGTAGATCTCAATAAATTTGCCGAAGATCCGCTACGTGTATTTCGGGCAATACAGTTTGCCTCAAGGTTTGAACTGGAGATTGATGAAAAGCTTTTACATCTATGTAAAATAATGGTAGATAACAATCAACTAAACTTTTTATCTAAAGAGAGAATCTTTGCAGAAATTGAAAAACTTCTTTTAAAATCTAAAAATCCTTCAAGTGGTTTTATTTTTCTAAAAAATATTGGTCTCTTTAAAATGTTCGTGGAGTTTAATACTCTCAGTCATGAAGAGTTTATTGAAGTTATTACATTACTGGACAACTATAAAAGATCTTCTGAATTTACTAACAAACTCTCACTCATAACCATGTTTGTCATTCTCACCTCAAAGTTTCAAATAAGGGATATAGAGATTTTTTTACACCGTCTGACAGACGATAAAGAGATTATTCATAAAGTACTCAATATCCATAATTTTATAAGGACTCCGAGTTATACTCTGTCAATGAGGATTGATAAAAAAGTATTAGAAAGCTATCTTCAATCAATTCAAATGAAAAACTATAAAGCATTTATGGATATGGTAGAACCAAAAATAAAAGGGAAAGATCTTATAGCTCAGGGAATTAAACCCTCTGTAGAATTTTCAGAAATTTTGGAGGAAAAATACCAAAAACAGATAAAAGGCTATTTATCGTAAGTCTAACGTTTTTTCTATGCTATTGATTTTATAAACGTTTTCTATCGCTGTTTCTATCGCTTTTATTAAACGTGAGTGATAGATATCTTTTTGCTCATCATCATAATCGTTTATGATATCTCTATAAGTTTCTACAAACTGCTGCATCAACTCTATTGCTGTGACAGAAATTTTTATTGAACCTGCAGCTAACAAAACTAACTCGAAAGCTTTTTTCTTTTTAGAATCCGTATCGTCGGCTTTGAGGTAAAGTTCCCCTTTCTCATTGAGAGGAGTAACAAGCTTTTTTAATACTTCGTTCAAGCCGATTGCAGAGAGTTCAAAGTCTTTCATGCCGTTTTTGACATAAAGCCTCATATCACTCAAATTCATTTTGGAAATTTTATCAATCATTTTTGGATCAATACTTCCCTTTTTATGGAAAACATTTTTTATCGATCCAAAAATATTTTTCATCATCTTACTAACTTTGAATAATTTTAGAACTATCAATCTCTATAACAGTATGTACGTTTCCTCTTGGTTTGAAATCAGCTGTTAATTTCATATATTTAGGCTTGATCTTATTATATATTACATCGTAAATTTCATTTGCTGAATTTTCATGAGAGATATAACGTCCCATAAATGAGTTGATATAAAGCTTCAATGCTTTAAGTTCTACAACATATTCATCCGGCGTGTATTCCAAATAAATTGTAGCAAAATCCGGATATCCGCTTCTTGGACAAAGTGCCATAAATTCCGGTAAAGTTACTTTTATAAGATACTCTTTTTTATTTTCGTTAGGCCAGATCTCAAGATCTTTTTCAACGTCAAACTCACGTATCTCTTTTTCTCCATATTTCATATTAAACCCCTATTTTTCGTAAAACTTATCAATTTCAGATATATATCTGCCTTGGATAAAATCTATACCTAATTCATTAACCAAATTATATCCATCTTTCTCTTCAATATTTTTTATCCAAGTTTTTATATTTTTATCATGTGCCATCTTATTAAAACCGTCAAGTATATTTTTACTTTTTTCCATCTTCTCATAACGGGAATAATAAGTATCAAAACGGATGAAGTCTATATCTAGTTCTCTGAGATATAAAAAACTTGTATGAATCGAACCTATTCTATCTATTCCTACAGATATATTGTATTCTTTTAAAGAGTGAATAATAGTGTTATATCTGTTAGTATGTGAAAAATATTCCATCTCATATAACACAAAAATGATTCCCAAATTTTTCTTATCTTTCATAAGCTCTTTTACTTTAGACAAGAACTTTTCATTTCTCAAAGTTGTAGGAAAAATATTTATAGCAACTTTTCCTTCATTGCCGCATAAAGAGACTATATGTTCAAAAACCATTAAATCATATTCGACACCGAGTCCAAATTTGTTAATTATTTTTATAAATGTTTTTGGAAAAATATATTTTCCGTTATTAGCTTTTAATTTAACAAAACACTCTTTAAAACGTTCATTTTTTCCTATAACATCTTGCGAGCTGATTAATAGTTTACTATTCTTGATTGCACCGATAACCATAGATTCTAACTCATTAGGATCAATATTATCTTCTTTAGTATTCTCTTTTGATAATCTATTTCCTTCTTGAATCTCAAGAAGGTTTTCAAGAAGATAGTCTAAATTTTTAGAGTAGTTTATATCTGTGATACCGCCTGATATCTTTACCTCTATATCACCTACTTTGAACTCTACACTTTTAAGGCACATAAGGTCTAAAACTGTTTTATAGTCCTCTTTATTTCCATCCAAACCTACTAAAAAATCTCCGCCTCTAAAATGACCTATAGGAAATCCTTCGATTCCCTCGTTTTTAAGATAATCAGCAATCCATCTAGCAACTTTTTTTAAAACTTTATCCCCGTTTTTTATTCCATATAGATTATTGATATCACCTAAATTATCTATACTGATTAAAATCAGAGTGTAATGTTTTTTCTTTTTTATTTCCGATTTTAAATACTTAAATAGATATTCACGTGCAAATGTTTTTGTAACGTCATCCGTAATTTTTACGTTAAAACCATTATATATGAGATAAAAAATAAAATAGACTGTAAAAACTAAAAGGAAAATTGCTTCAATATAAAATGAAGGTTCTAACGTAGTATAGTTTGTTATAAGAGTGTGGGAAATAAAAGCGACAATAAGTGCAAAGATAGGAAGTCCCATTCTAAGCGCTAACTTAAAACGGTATTCCCTCTCTTTTGTTTGTGGTAAAAGCATTATACGTCTAGATGTTTTACATCTTTTGCATGAGTTTCAATATAGTTTCTACGAGGTTCAACTTCATCACCCATAAACAGTGTAAATGCATCTGAAGCAGCCTCTGCATCATCTATAGTTACTTGAAGAAGTACACGATTCTCAGGAGTCATAGTTGTTTCCCATAATTGATCAGGATTCATCTCACCAAGACCTTTGTAACGTTGAATATATGCACCTTTTTTCGCATAATCTTTAATATCTTCTAGTACTTCTAAAACATCTTTGTCAAAAGAGATATCCCAGTCGTTGATCTTTCTGTAAACATAATCAGCTTCACTAAAGTGTGGTGCAGCGAAAAGTTCATCATTTACTAATAACTCTTCCATCCCACCTTCAGTTTGAACAAACAGATGAATCTCGTTTGTTTCTTCATTAAGTGTATGTGTAAGAATATTATTATTGATTGAATCCAAGAAAGTTTTAATATCTTCAAACATATCTTTTGCCGGCTTAGCAATGATATCCGGATTTTCAATAAAATGACGGATCAGTTTAACTAATGCATAACGACGTTCTAGTGCTTCTAATGATCCTGCATAATGATCAACCATTTTGAAAAATGCTACAAGATCGTTATGTCCTACACCCTCGATCTCTAAAGACTCAACACCGTTGTCGATTAAATAATCATTCATGATACGATCATCTTTGAAATAGATCTCTTTTTTACCTTTTTTGTAACGATAAAGAGGTGGCTGTGCAAGATATAAATAACCGTTTTCTACAATATTTCTAAAATAACGGAAGAAGAATGTAAGTAACAATGTCTGGATGTGACTACCATCAACATCGGCATCGGTCATGATAATGATTTTGTGATAACGCAGTTTTTCTTCATTATACTCTTCGCCGATACCACAACCCATAGCAGTGATCATGTTAGTAATCTCATCAGACTTTAAGATCTTGTCTAAACGCGCTTTTTCAACATTTAAGATCTTACCTTTAAGCGGTAAAATTGCTTGGAAAACACGATCACGTCCCATTTTAGCCGAACCGCCCGCAGAATCCCCTTCCACCAGGTAAAGTTCACAGATAGAAGCATCTTTACTTTGACAATCAGCCAGTTTACCAGGAAGTGTTCCAACACTCATAACATCTTTACGACGTGTTAGCTCTCTTGCTTTTTTTGCAGCTTCACGACCGCGAGCAGCCATCAGTGCTTTAGCAACGATCGCTTTTGCTTCAATCGGATTTTCTTCAAAATACTTGCTTAACGCTTCACCTGTGGCTTTTTGAACTAGTGGACGTACATAAGTATTTCCTAGTTTTCCTTTTGTTTGACCTTCAAATTGAGGTTCAGGTACACGAACTGAAACGATTGCAATAAGACCCTCTTTAACATCATCACCAGAGATCTTTACATCTTTCTCTTTCGCAGCACCGTTATTTGCATTATATGTTGAGATAACACGCGTTAAACCAGCTCTAAAACCAGCTTCGTGAGTACCACCGTTTGGAGTACGGATATTATTTACAAATGAAGCAAATTTTTCATCATAAGCATCGTTGTACATGAAAGCAACATCGTATTCGATATCTTCAGCTTTTCCTGTATAGAAGAAAACAGGTGCAACTGTTTGCTTTTTATTCATATCTTCAACATATTGAGAGATACCACCTTCAAAGTGATACACCTCTTTTTGTCCGCTTCTTTCGTCGTTAAATTTGATAGTGATAAATGGATTTAAGTATGCTAGTTCTTTAAATCTTTTTGCTAAATATTCATATTCAAAAGTTACAGTTTCTGTAAAGATCGAAGGATCGGCACTAAATTCAATTGTAGTACCAGATTTTCTTGTTGTTCCTGTAACTTCTAAAGCTTGTTGTGGGATACCTTTTTTAAAGTCTTGCTCATGGATCTGACCGTTTCTGTGAATAGTCATATGAAGATCAGATGAAAGTGCATTTACAACAGATACACCAACCCCGTGAAGACCACCAGAAACTTTATAAGTATCTTTATCGAACTTACCACCGGCATGAAGAACTGTTAAAACAACAGTAGCCGCACTCATACCTTCTGTCGGGTGCATATCTGTCGGAATACCACGACCATTATCTTGTACACGACATTTCCCATCTTTTGTAAGTGTTACTTCAATAGTATCACAATGTCCTGCCATTGCCTCATCGATAGAGTTATCAATAACTTCATATACTAAGTGATGAAGACCTCTGTGACCTGTATCTCCAATATACATACCAGGACGTTTACGAACAGCTTCTAAACCTTTTAGAACCTTAATGTTACTAGCACCGTAATTTTGTTCCATTTATTTACTCCAAATACTACTAATTTAGCATAATTATAGATATTCTATCGAAAAAAATATAAAAGTTAGATTTATAGGGTTTTATAAGTAAAATATATCTATTTTTAAAATTCTATATTCAATACTATGCCAAAATCTTGTTCTTTAGCTATTATTGGTCGTGCTTGATATATATAAATTTCTTGTTGTTTTATTGAATGCATAGGCTGATAGGTTTCAAATTTTACAGTAACATGAAGATCAAAAGTATCACTTAGACTATTAGAAATACTTCCTATTGGGTTTAATAAAAAATAACTGATATTTCCTAAAACTTTAGAGTTAAGTACTCTTCCTTCATTTTTATCAATCTTTTTTTCTAAACTATAAAAATATTCACCAAAAAATAAACCAAGAATGGGTGTAGAGATAAGATCTTGCCATGAGGGAATTTCTGCAACCGACTCATAACCATATTCCCACATAAACGTTGATAAGAAAGCAGAATATAAAAATGAACCTTCCTTAGATATTCCGTAATCTCTTGCTGCCATATAGTACCATGCACCAGTAAAAGAATGTCCTACATAGTTGACAACAAAACTATCTTTGTCCCATACAGGACCTTTTTTTATATTATTCTCCCATCTTTGACCAAGAGATTTTTTTCTTAATTCACTTTTATCCCATTTTGAAACTGATTCAGGTAAAAGGTAAATAACACCAACTGATCCAATCATGAGTATTTGAGTATAAAACGTACTTTCCGCTAATCTTCTTTGAGGTTGTGTTAATTGTTTGTTTATATTGATATTTTTGGGACTGTAATCTGTTTTTTGTTCAAGAAAAGTGTATGTAGGTTTTAGTAATAAATTTTTGTTGTAGAGTTTAATTTTTTTATTTATATTATCGGGATTTAAATTGACATTTTCACTCCCGTATAAAAAAATATACGAAAGTAAAAAAAGAGGTAAAAAAAATTTTGCCATGAATGCAATTTATTAGATAACGATTGGCATTACCACTGTTATAAAATTTTCATCACTTAAAATAAACGGAAGATTTCCTTCATTTAATTTCATAGTAAACTCTGAAGAGTTGATAGAATTTAAGAAATCAAGTAAATATCTTGAATTAATAGCTATCGAGAACGGTTCAGAAAAACCTGTTGAAATAGAGATTTCCGTTTTAGCTTCGATATTGTCATCACTTAAAGACTCAAAAGTGATGCCATTGCTAGAAAACGTGATTTTCACATCTGTAGAGATTGTAGTGATTTGTTTGATAGAATCTATCATATTTGCTTTTGGTAAAACAAGATTGTATTTTGTTTCTTTAGGGATAATTCTAGAATATTCAGGGAATTTTCCGTTAATAAGTTTTGTAAAGAACGTGTATTGGTTAGAGTGAATAATCAAGTTTGTTTGATCGTAATAAAGTTCAATATTGTCAAAAAACAGTTTTTGAATTTCAACAATAGCCTTTTTAGGGATGATAATTGAAAGTTGATTATCACTGCTGTTAGTAATATTTACAACAGCTAGTCTTCTTGTATCTGTAGAAGCAAAGTTAATTGAATCGTTTTGAATATCTATAAGAGCACCGTTTAATTCAAACTTTGGATTGTTTGTGTCGATTGCAGGTGTGATCTTTTTTAATGATTCGATTAAAGTATGTGACTCAATAGAGATACGTGATTTGTTTTCATATGTTGGGAATTCAGGAAAATCTTCATGTGAAAAAGTTGGTAGTTTGAATTTAGAACTTCCTTGTTCAATATGAAGCATACCGTTTCTAACTTCTAAATTAATATTTCCATCTTTTAAAATTCTTACAATGTCCAAGAATTTCTTACCGTTAGAAGTGATGCTACCTTCTTGTTCAATATTGATATCGTTAATTGTTACTAAGAAACCTATTTCATAATCTGTAGCTTTTAGAGTAAGTTGATTATTACTAGCATTTAAAAAGACATGAGATGTAATTTGTGAAGTATCTTTTTTTTCTAAGAAAGGTCCAGCATGAATAAGTATATTTTCAAGTATAGATTTCGATATAGTAATTTTCATATAAATTTCCCTATATATTTATATTTTTTTAGTAGTTAGTAGTAGGTGATCGTGAATATGTGAAAACAGATTCAAAACCGCTATAAACCAGTACTTTATTGATGTGATGAAAATTTTTTTTCTATTCACATCTGTTCACTTTTATAATTATATCTTTTTTTTTACAAAACTACGAAGAAGATGAAAGTTTATTTGTGAGTTCGTCAATTTTCACTTTGAAATCTTCATCATTTTCTATGAGTTCCGTAATCTTTTTAATCGTATGTGAAATAGCCGTATGATCTTTCATACCAAAGTACTGAGCGAGCTGAGGCATCGTATTTTGTGTAAGTTCACGGCAAAGATAAATAGAGATTCTTCGTGCATACACAAGATTTTTAGCACGTCCTTTTGAACGAATCTCACTTGGTTTAATATTGAGATCTTTTGCCACTACATTAGTGATAGTATCTAAAGTTAGGTTTTGACGGTTTTCTTTGATTTGATCTTTTAAAACATTTTTAGTAAATTCAAGATCGATATCCACATGCATCAATTGTGAATAAGCATGAAGTTTTGAAAGGATACCTTCTATCTCACGAACGTTACTTTCAATAACAGTTGCTATGTAATTTACGATCTCGTTAGAGAGTTTAACTTTGTTGATTTCACATTTTTTCTTGATGATCGCAATTTTTGTCTCTAGCTCAGGCGGTTGAATATCGGCAACAAGTCCCCATTCAAAGCGGCTTTGAAGACGCGCTTCAAGACCTGCAATTTTTTTAGGATGCTTATCGGCCGTAAGGATGATCTGCTTGCCTGCACCTTTAAGTGCTTCAAATGTATGGAAGAATTCCTCTTGGATACCTTCTTTGTTAGAAAGAAATTGGATATCATCAATCAGGAGTACGTCACATTTTCTGTACTTCTCTTGAAATCTGTCCATTGTTTTGTTTTTCACATGGCGGATGAAATCATTTAAAAACTGCTCAACCGTAGCGTAGATAACAACTTTACCGCTGTTTTGAAAAACGTTACCTGCTGCTTGCATAAGGTGGGTTTTTCCAAGACCTACACCACCGTAGATAAATACGGGATTATAAACTTTTCCTGGATTTTCACTTACACTTTTGATCGCAGCATAGGCAAACTGGTTAGAACCTCCGACCATAAAGTTGTCAAATGAATAAGAGGGATTAAGAAGTGAACTGGTTTTATTGGCAATCTCTTTGGCAGCTTTTACTTTCTTTGTTGTCTGCGCAGATTTTAGCGTGATGCTGATAGTAACTTTGTTTCCCGTCTTGATTTCAAAAAGGTGTGCCAGTTTATCAGTATATTTGTTTTTGATCCAATTCACAACAAGTGCATTTTGTGCATAAAAAACGGCCAAGTCACTTGAAGATTTTTTCACATCATATTCAAGATGTTTGATATATCTGTTATATTCCAGTTCAGTTATCTCATTTTTGAGCTCTTCTAAAACCTCTTGACCTATATTCACATTTCACTCGCTTATTTCAATATTATATGTGAATATTATCTATTTGAACCATAAAATAGGGTTAAAATGATGTGAATAAATAAAAAATTTCGGGGTGATTATTAGGGTATAATTCACCTTATGAATAAAATTAATATACTCGGCATAGATCCCGGAACTAGAAACATGGGATATGCGATCATTTCTCTCGAAAATCATAAAATTTCTTTAGTTGAAGCGGGTCTTATTAAGATGAAAGCAGAAGATCTGCAGTTTCAAATACCCCAGATGGTAGAAGGGCTTGAACAATTGTTTGCCAAGTATACTATTGATGAAGTGGCAATGGAAGATATCTTTTATGCACACAATCCTTCTACTACCATTAAACTGGCACAGTTTCGTGGAGCAATTATGCTAAAACTACTGCAGGAGTTTGGACAGTTTAGTGAATACACAGCCTTACAGGTGAAAAAAGCGCTTACGGGTAAAGGAAAAGCATCTAAAGAGCAAGTTGCTTTTATGGTTAAACGTCTTTTAAACATCAAAAAAGAGATAAAGCCACTAGATATTTCAGATGCTATGGCAGTCGCTATTACACATTCGCAAAGAGTAAAATTTAAATAATTTAGTTATGATTGCATAATTATTTTGAGGAGATACAATGTCAAAATTTGAAAACGTAACAATTGTAAAAGAAGCAAACATTTATGATGGAGGAAAAGTATCAAGTAGAACAGTTGAGTTTGCTGACGGTACTAGAAAAACTCTTGGTGTTATGCTTCCAGGTGAATATACTTTCAATACTGCTGAGGCTGAAATTATGGAGATGATGAGCGGAGAGCTTGATATCAAACTTCCTGGTGAAGACTGGAAAACATTAAATACGCCGGAAACTTTTAATGTTCCTGCAAATTCATCTTTCGATCTAAAAATCAAAACAGTAACAGATTACTGCTGTTCTTACATTCAAGAATAGTTAGTCTGTATATTTAGATATCAGCTGCATTAAACTCTCTTTAGGGAGTGCACCTGATACTCTTTCAACTTCTCTTCCATTTTTAAATACTATCAATGTCGGAATACTTCTGATCCCAAATCTAGCACCTAAATTTTGTTCATCTTCTGTATTTACTTTTGCAAATACAGCTTTGAGTGGAAAATGCTCGGCAGCTGCTGTGAAATTTGGAGCCATCATTTTACAAGGTCCGCACCATGGTGCCCAATAATCTACAATGACAGGTAATTCACTATTAACGATAAGTTCATCGAAGTTAGAGTTAGTTAGTTCAACAGGTTTTGTATCGAGTAGAGAGTTTTTACATTTACCGCAGTTTGCTTTTTTATAACTCTCTTTTTTAGGAACGTTATTCACGCTAAAACAATGAGGACATACTACTTTCATAATACTCTCCTTAGTTTTTAAATGATTCTATACTTTCAGCCATACCGTAGTCTGGATATTTTTTAGGATCTAAGATAGCTTGAGCTAAATAGTTGTTATCGAGATTAATAACAATAGGGGCTAAAAAATTTATTATCGATTTTTCAAGAGGTTTTTGAATGATTAAGATGTTATATACACTTACAGTAGAGTTTTCATTTATCTCTAAAAGGGCTTTTACATCTGCAGGAAGGTCAAAGGCATATTCTCTAAGTAGATTTGGTCTAATAAGGGTAAATGATATATTTTCATCATTTACATCAACCATTGTTGAGAACAGTTCATCTATCTCTTTTATTTCTACGTTAGAAGTGTTTTCAAAACCGTACAAAGTACCTTTAATTTGATAAGCCATTGCTATCCTTTTAGAATTGTCCCTCTTGATATTTAAGGGTTTCAGAAATTATATATAAAGATGAGCTCTTTATAGCTGAAATATTATAACACGCCCCGATACCAAATGCAAACTTATTTTCATTAAAAAGGATGCTTATACCCTCTTCCATATCGATGAAGTTTAGTTGGTTATCTTCTACAAGGTTTGCAGCTTCTACACTGCTAAATAAAAACTCTACTGTAATCCAGTCGAATCCTCTAGCTTTGTCTTGTGTAGCTATAACAAGTTTGATCTCAAAAGGATTAACAACTTCAAGTTCACGAAGCTCTGCTCCTTTGAAGTTATCAAATCTATCTAAGAACTCTGCAAGAGCCGGTTGTGTTAGAGGTTTCATTTTATTGACAGCCTACACATTCCATAGATCTGTCTTCAACATCGTTTTTCACTTCAGGAGACTGGCTTCTTAAGTAGTAAGTTGATTTTAGACCTAACTTCCATGCTAACATATAGATTTCGTTAAGGTATTTACCGCTTGCTTTGTCAAGAGTGATAAAGATATTAAGAGATTGTCCTTGATCGATCCATTTTTGTCTGATCGCTGCTGCTTTTACCAGGATAGTTTGGTTGAGATCATAAGCAGGAGTATAGTATGTCCAAGTCTCAGGCGAAAGTTTTGGAACAACTACAGGGATAAGTCCACTTAAGTTTTCTTCAAACCATTTACGTTTAAATACAGGCTCGATTGCTTGAGTAGTACCTGTTAAGATTGAAATAGAGCTTGTAGGTGCAACAGCCATAAGGTAACCGTTTCTCATTCCCTGATTTTTAACTTTTGTACGTAATTCATCCCATTCGTAAGATGAAGCAAATAGTCCACCGCGATCAACTAAATTGATCACTTCCGCATTTGCATGATCTTGAGGGAATACACCTTTAGACCATTTACTTCCTTCAAATTCCGGATAGCTTCCTTTTTCAGCCGCAAGATCAGAAGAAGCAGAGATAGCGTTATAACAAACAGCTTCCATAACTTCATCTACTTTATCAAAGTGTTGTTGACTTCCCCACTCTATTCCGGCTTCTGCTAACATTTGTGCTTCACCCATAACACCAAGACCGATTGAACGGCTTCTCATGTTAGTGCGTTTTACTTTTTCAACAGGGTAGAAGTTAAGATCAATAACGTTATCAAGTGCACGGATGGCAGTAGGTACGATTCTGTCAATATCCTCTTTCGTATTGATGCGTGATAAGTTGATAGATGCTAAGTTACAAACAGCAGTTGCACCGTTTACTTTCTCTTTTTCAACAACAAAGATCTCTCTGCCGCCTAAAGTATCAAGAGCAGTTACTTTTTTTGCAGGCTTTTCTATACCGCTATCAACTTTAATAATCTCTTC
This window of the Sulfurimonas sp. C5 genome carries:
- the typA gene encoding translational GTPase TypA; translation: MQKIRNIAVIAHVDHGKTTLVDGLLEQSGTFGSHEHHDERAMDSNALEKERGITILSKNTAIRYKDHKINIIDTPGHADFGGEVERVLKMVDGVLVLVDAYEGVMPQTKFVVKKMLALGKKPIVVINKIDKPSAEPERVVDEMFDLFSDMDATDDQLDFPIIYAAARNGIAKLDMEEPDGDFECIFETILNEIPEPEGSADNDFQAQVFTLDYDNYVGKIGISRIFNGTVNKGDQVALAKADGEIVKGRITKLIGFHGLNRMEIDQAEAGDIVAFAGMETVDVGDTVCDPVNPVALDPMHIEEPTLTVVYAVNDSPLAGQEGKHVTSNKLKDRLEAEMRTNVAMKLEVIGEGKFKVSGRGELQITVLAENMRREGYEFSISRPEVIVKEIEGVKCEPFEHLVIDVPEELGGTVIERLGKRKAEMKSMVPMGSGFQRIEFEIPARALIGFRGQFLTDTKGEGVMNHSFLEFRPYSGSVESRSYGALISMENGEALAYSLFNLQDRGVLFITPQTKVYEGMIVGEHSRNNDLVVNAIKGKAQSNVRSSGADEAIKLVPPRDMSLERALEWIEDDELLEVTPENIRIRKRYLTEAERRRESRKTK
- a CDS encoding EAL domain-containing protein encodes the protein MLLPQTKEREYRFKLALRMGLPIFALIVAFISHTLITNYTTLEPSFYIEAIFLLVFTVYFIFYLIYNGFNVKITDDVTKTFAREYLFKYLKSEIKKKKHYTLILISIDNLGDINNLYGIKNGDKVLKKVARWIADYLKNEGIEGFPIGHFRGGDFLVGLDGNKEDYKTVLDLMCLKSVEFKVGDIEVKISGGITDINYSKNLDYLLENLLEIQEGNRLSKENTKEDNIDPNELESMVIGAIKNSKLLISSQDVIGKNERFKECFVKLKANNGKYIFPKTFIKIINKFGLGVEYDLMVFEHIVSLCGNEGKVAINIFPTTLRNEKFLSKVKELMKDKKNLGIIFVLYEMEYFSHTNRYNTIIHSLKEYNISVGIDRIGSIHTSFLYLRELDIDFIRFDTYYSRYEKMEKSKNILDGFNKMAHDKNIKTWIKNIEEKDGYNLVNELGIDFIQGRYISEIDKFYEK
- the queF gene encoding preQ(1) synthase; amino-acid sequence: MKYGEKEIREFDVEKDLEIWPNENKKEYLIKVTLPEFMALCPRSGYPDFATIYLEYTPDEYVVELKALKLYINSFMGRYISHENSANEIYDVIYNKIKPKYMKLTADFKPRGNVHTVIEIDSSKIIQS
- a CDS encoding CCA tRNA nucleotidyltransferase translates to MQKIQYPIILNIIFEKLNLFGIKPVIIGGYIRDHLLQNDSKDIDIELYNVENIDQVEDILKEFGSVNEVGKAFCVIKLNIEDLDLDFSLPRIDSKIGSGHRGFKITTDSHLDFKTATSRRDFTINAVGYDVIEHKLLDPFGGIEDLTNKQLKAVDLNKFAEDPLRVFRAIQFASRFELEIDEKLLHLCKIMVDNNQLNFLSKERIFAEIEKLLLKSKNPSSGFIFLKNIGLFKMFVEFNTLSHEEFIEVITLLDNYKRSSEFTNKLSLITMFVILTSKFQIRDIEIFLHRLTDDKEIIHKVLNIHNFIRTPSYTLSMRIDKKVLESYLQSIQMKNYKAFMDMVEPKIKGKDLIAQGIKPSVEFSEILEEKYQKQIKGYLS
- the gyrB gene encoding DNA topoisomerase (ATP-hydrolyzing) subunit B, with product MEQNYGASNIKVLKGLEAVRKRPGMYIGDTGHRGLHHLVYEVIDNSIDEAMAGHCDTIEVTLTKDGKCRVQDNGRGIPTDMHPTEGMSAATVVLTVLHAGGKFDKDTYKVSGGLHGVGVSVVNALSSDLHMTIHRNGQIHEQDFKKGIPQQALEVTGTTRKSGTTIEFSADPSIFTETVTFEYEYLAKRFKELAYLNPFITIKFNDERSGQKEVYHFEGGISQYVEDMNKKQTVAPVFFYTGKAEDIEYDVAFMYNDAYDEKFASFVNNIRTPNGGTHEAGFRAGLTRVISTYNANNGAAKEKDVKISGDDVKEGLIAIVSVRVPEPQFEGQTKGKLGNTYVRPLVQKATGEALSKYFEENPIEAKAIVAKALMAARGREAAKKARELTRRKDVMSVGTLPGKLADCQSKDASICELYLVEGDSAGGSAKMGRDRVFQAILPLKGKILNVEKARLDKILKSDEITNMITAMGCGIGEEYNEEKLRYHKIIIMTDADVDGSHIQTLLLTFFFRYFRNIVENGYLYLAQPPLYRYKKGKKEIYFKDDRIMNDYLIDNGVESLEIEGVGHNDLVAFFKMVDHYAGSLEALERRYALVKLIRHFIENPDIIAKPAKDMFEDIKTFLDSINNNILTHTLNEETNEIHLFVQTEGGMEELLVNDELFAAPHFSEADYVYRKINDWDISFDKDVLEVLEDIKDYAKKGAYIQRYKGLGEMNPDQLWETTMTPENRVLLQVTIDDAEAASDAFTLFMGDEVEPRRNYIETHAKDVKHLDV